Proteins encoded by one window of Cuniculiplasma divulgatum:
- a CDS encoding zinc-ribbon domain-containing protein encodes MIVLEPDENEILEEKSVMIQNGARVEDGKLHVTNKRIIYEKIGERRLRRAEASKIFLEIPMYDILNVSSAVPKMSLLTKKKLAVEFRKDGDMQTVEFEIKKPEGIVDIIKNWATTSKRDHEDRLKQEDQERFRRELEMAKAKSNKSNVNVISFGRNGNQPSSSNKDTDIVRDNKANLPRPAETVEVCPECGSYIPEGSKFCPECGYKVKKS; translated from the coding sequence ATGATTGTACTTGAACCAGATGAAAATGAAATTCTCGAAGAGAAGAGCGTTATGATACAGAATGGCGCACGAGTAGAGGATGGAAAACTACATGTAACTAATAAGAGAATCATTTATGAAAAAATTGGAGAGCGAAGATTAAGAAGGGCTGAGGCTTCAAAGATATTTCTTGAAATTCCAATGTATGATATTCTCAATGTTTCTTCGGCAGTTCCAAAAATGAGTCTCCTTACAAAAAAGAAACTTGCTGTGGAATTTAGAAAAGATGGGGACATGCAAACTGTTGAATTTGAAATAAAGAAGCCAGAGGGAATAGTAGATATTATAAAGAACTGGGCAACCACCTCGAAGAGAGACCACGAAGATAGATTGAAGCAGGAAGACCAGGAAAGATTTAGAAGGGAACTGGAAATGGCAAAGGCTAAATCGAACAAAAGTAACGTTAATGTTATAAGCTTTGGAAGAAATGGCAATCAGCCGAGTTCCTCAAATAAGGATACAGACATAGTTCGTGACAACAAGGCAAATCTTCCAAGACCGGCTGAAACAGTGGAAGTTTGCCCTGAATGTGGTAGTTATATTCCCGAAGGTAGCAAATTTTGCCCTGAATGTGGATATAAGGTAAAAAAATCCTAA